ttaatgtatgcacctttctgccaaagtaaattccttgtctgtgtaaacttTCATGGCGTTAAAAaacctttctgattctgattcttggCAAAGACTTCCTCATTTCTTACTGCTATTTTTGCTTCTAGTGTCTTGATGCATGTTTTGCTATTCTTGTCCATATTTCCTCTTTTTACGGTAAATGCCGTTACCTACTGTTATTTTTGCGGTAAGTGCGAAATACTGTTTTTCACTGCTAGTGATTTAAATgaatatttattttcctttcatACCAGTACATAGCTATTGCTTGTCATTTCACACAAACGTCATTGTTCAGAATGACACTATTGCGAATGGTACTGTGCATTTGATAATAAATCACTTGACTTGTAGTGCAGCACATGCATGTAAATAAGCCCCACATCATTAACCCTTGTTTGGGTCTGTACTAATAGACTCACTGGACAAACAAGGCCAATGCACACACTCATCACATCATTCGCACATAAAAGGGTCACAccaaatatctctctctctctctctctccacacctgaAGGAGAAAGAATGGTGGATAAATGCACTGAGGGGGATGGGTATCTTTACAACCAGTCATCCAAACTGACCATCTCCACAGTGTGAGTGATGCCCAGGGCAAACAGACACGCTGAGACATGACTGACATAGTAACTCTCCTCTTGGAAGACCATTGAGAAACATCTGAATTTGATCCTTCACTTCCTGATTAAAACACTTAAAAAGTACAGTCAAAggaaaaaaacaagcaattcTCCTTTACATAATGACTGTGTTTTCTATCAATTGGAAACTGTTACAATGGAATGGATTCCAGGACAGTTGTAGTTTAGAAAGACCTACAGCACAACGTTGTTTATTATTTTTGGTTTATgaaaagtcgctctggataagagcgtctgctaaatgactaaatgaataaGGATAAAGTCCTGTGCTTTTGTCGATTGTTTGAATGTAACACACATAGTATTAGATAAATGTTTAAAAAGCCAGCAAATCATCTTTATCAGGATAGTTGGTGGGGTTGTATGTACATCTACAGGCTGCATAATGCTGTACCTAGCTGAAACATAATATCTTCACAAAACCGTCACTGGTCCTGTTGATAAAATAAGGACATCAATGGAATCCATCACTAAAAAAGCTGCGGTTGTGACCAGCATGTCGATGACCCTTGACTCCAATGTGCATTCTCTTGAATTCCTGTTCCACCATGTGTTGAGAACTAGAATTGCATCCCTTCTATAAGTATTTCTCGGATTTGCTTGCATCATGTGAGATTCAAGGGTGAAGTACATTGTCCACACATCCTGTCTGATTAGAAACAGGAATAAACATGAAGCAGTACTCTATCTTTAAATAGAGAATGACTCATTATGTGGTGAAATTCATCTGTCACACAATCACACCCTATGTGGGGCGTCATAACGCGGTACGCAGTACTAGTTAAGGTGCCTACACACTAAAGACAGTGTACGTAACAGCCATCCTGGCACCATTTAGTGATTTcatcatccattttgttgtttcTGTCCACTGTTCTTCCTACCCATATGCCTTCACCTAGAcatgttctggttctggttgaaATTCAATTTCCACAAAAAACAGCCAAAGCTACTACAATGGAAGATCATATCGTCATTAGGTGTTGTAAGggaaaatatatttagttagaGCTTCTCTGCATGGCCAGTGAACATGGCAATGGATTACGAACATAGTTGCAGTAGCTTCCTTCTCTTTTCAGGCTAAAATGTAACACTTTGCGAAAGAGCAAACCAAAGGACACAGAATCACTCAACACCTAATTCTGAACAGAGACTACTCTTAGGCCGCTTTTTTGTCACTGTACCATACTGCTCAGTAGGTCCTGACTGTAAGACATCCCCGGGATGAAGATGAACCTCTCtcacctttctcttcctcccctttctTAGCGTCAGTCATCGGGGTGGAGTCTTGGGCTCCGGCGGTAGCGCCAGCAAAGGTTTGCATGCCTGGGGgtagagaagggaggaggtgtgAAAGTTGTTTCTGTTGTAAACAGCAGTTTGTTCCAGTAGATGTAAAAAAGAAGAGGACAAATGTGACATTTTTAAGACGTGTTCTCTGTTTACGAATAAGTGCTAAGCACTGTGACCATATTTTTTCTCGATTTCTCGCTGTGACCATATTTGTTCTCGTTTTTCTTGCACTGTGACTATGTGTGACTATAGTCAAAGGATGACCTCACCGTTCCTGGACAAAGAGTCGTCAGCGCCCTCGGGCTCCACGGTGCTGAGTGGAACCTCAGCGTCCTCCTGCCTGCCCGAGCGCAGGTCTACGGAGAACCGCTACAAACACATGCAGCCAGGTCACATCCACGCTCACACTCATGTGAATGCTACACTCCATGTTGTACAGTCAAGCTGGTTTTCTTAATGAATTTCAAATCAGAACTTTTTGTTTTCTCCCAGTGTGGGGGTCGGATCTTTTGGTGAGACCCAAACTAATATCAATACTTATGGTTCACTTTGTGGCCAAGTTGGGTTGGAATGTGTCATTTAAAGGAGTTGGCTAGTGGACGTGCTCACCCTTGACCTCTTTCGTGAGAGGAAACATGCAACACCAATTACTAGACCAGCAAAGATGAACAGGATGACGATGACAGGAACTGGAGAAGTTAAGAGCGACAGGTCGTGAATGAGAATTGAAAAGTGGTAAAACAAAGGAACAAACCTCACAGGCTTTTCCCCAAGTTTAAAGAGAAGAACGTTTGGTGTACACACTTTGACAGTATAGGAAGGTACACATCTCCTACCTGTGCTGTTGCCTGTGTAAGGACCTAGACTGGGTCTGGCGGTCGTCATATGGCCTGGCGCTGTTAGACGTTCTTCCAAAAACACATACATCATTTTAATCAGTAGAGTTAAAAAATGGATGCGGACCAATCTTCTCACATCTAAATCGGAAATCCCTTGCATGGTGCAGTCACATCCTGCCCCCAGAGTGGTTCCTCATTCTTCCCCTGCCTTCCCCAAATACAGACCCCAACCACACTATGCACAGCCGACCACCATTGTAAACTAGCAAGGGGCATGATATATGATAAATGGTTCCTGAGGGGGCTTGCTCAACTCACCTCTTATAGTTGGGGCAGGTGTATTTGGGGCTGGTGTATTTGATGGTACTGGGACAACTGTGGTCATGGTAGGCGTGTAAATAGGAGTTGTGACCATAGAGCTGTCAGTAGCGTTGCTATCATTAGCGTGCGCTGTATTATAATCTGTGTCAGGTTTGAATGAAGGGAATGTTACAGCATTACATTCATATTAGACACACATTAGACTAGCCTATAAAGACCCCAGGTCAGCTGTTCTTACCAGAGAGTGTAGAGTTTAGGTGCGTTCTGCTTGATCCTGGGTCAGGTGAGAGTGTGGAGCCAACAGTTGTATTGTAAACCTGCTGGATATACATGGTGTCAGCTGTTGTTGAAGACTGATCTACAGGTGGAGGGCCCTCAGAGGTCTGTGCCGTGGCAGAAGGCAGGCCAGAACCTGgacatacagtacagcacagttaAATACCCACAAAGCACTGATCATATATCATAAATATGTACATGAACTGACAGCCTGACTGATGCTCATGACACAAAGGAGTGTCAAAAAGGAAATATTTTGAAGGAAAAGTGTCGTCTTTGACATATCTTTGAATAAACCAAGCACATTTTTACCCTATAAAACACAAGGTAAGATAAGAACATTTGGAGTAATACTATCTAATTAACgactaaataaataaagcaGCACTTGAACCCACCAAAACCATCACCCACCAAACTCACAGAACCCATATCTATTTCAAACATCAAACTGCATCCAGAGCCACTGGCTCAGACCTGAAAGCCTTTGAGCAGTAGCTTACCCAAGATAAGGAGATACAAAACCAGGTGCAttgttttcagttagcaggAGCTCTCATGTAGTACCAGATACGATGGTTGCAGATGCTGCTGCCTGTAAGGACACTGTGTTCCTTCCAGTGTGTATTGCGATACCTTGCAAATGAGCTCAAAAGGGAACCCACCCCTCTGGCAATGACATGGTGAAACAAGGAAAGAGGAACTTGGTCACAGACTTTCTTTTGAGTTTTGTCATCCTTTAAATGAACATCCAACGCCCATGTCTTCCATCATACTGGATGAGAAGGTCAATGGTATCGTAAGGTTATGGCCTCTTGTTTCATCATGATAGACGGGTGCTTCCTCCTCTGGGCTTTGGCCCGTCTCTCCTCATGTCTTAAGGGAGAACATGTAAAATgcaacgtggctgcaaaatatAGGACTGTCAGGACATGAAAACCAAACCAAACAAAGTTTAAATTACAGCTTTTTGAGAGAAGGGCTTTATTTGATAATAAGGCCAATTGCCTTACAGCAGGTAGACAGTGCAGAAGAAGTACACTGCCATGTTCATGATAGCAGGTGCATGCAGGTGGAGCCATGGTCAATGACATTTATTTACCACTAGATGTCCCCATTAACAAGGGAAAGCGCCTTCCTTCCCGATTTTAAATTCAATTGGTTGAATTGTGGCCTACACTGAAGTGGTAAATGAAAGATACCAAGTAGATCAAAAATATGTTTGCTTTGTATCCTATGCAGTAAAACAATTACCCATTTACCACCAATCAAGCTTTTATAAAAATAGCTTTCTTTGATTGTCAGTGAGGTTTAGAGACTGAGCTCTCGGATCTCAGATCTCTAGTGTAAATCATTACCATAAGGTAGTGGAAACTGTAGAGGTGAGACTAGGTAGG
The Hypomesus transpacificus isolate Combined female chromosome 22, fHypTra1, whole genome shotgun sequence genome window above contains:
- the si:dkey-27h10.2 gene encoding flocculation protein FLO11; the protein is MHLVLYLLILGSGLPSATAQTSEGPPPVDQSSTTADTMYIQQVYNTTVGSTLSPDPGSSRTHLNSTLSDYNTAHANDSNATDSSMVTTPIYTPTMTTVVPVPSNTPAPNTPAPTIRERLTAPGHMTTARPSLGPYTGNSTVPVIVILFIFAGLVIGVACFLSRKRSRRFSVDLRSGRQEDAEVPLSTVEPEGADDSLSRNGMQTFAGATAGAQDSTPMTDAKKGEEEKADADKPANDSVPDPAPASSPASSPAPAPASSPTSSPAPTQVSSPAPAPASSPASSPASSPAPASSPAPGSPEGAKAGEQAPVEETQVKKTDNEIKSSQTSETLKEPSNVNNNNSMNGPAGGRLRRSLSQIPQDNPA